A genomic segment from Malaclemys terrapin pileata isolate rMalTer1 chromosome 1, rMalTer1.hap1, whole genome shotgun sequence encodes:
- the NME6 gene encoding nucleoside diphosphate kinase 6 isoform X2: MGAVLRSARPLQLTLAMLKPDAVAHPLVLEAVHETILNNKFLIVRTKELMWRREDSQRFYQEHSGRFFYQRLVEFMASGPMRAYILAHEDAVARWRSLMGPTKVYRARNTAPDSIRGAYGLTDTRNTTHGSGSSNPSRQAPFVPVLYRLSPPPL; this comes from the exons ATGGGGGCCGTGCTGCGCTCCGCGCGGCCGCTGCAGCTCACGCTGGCGATGCTGAAGCCCGACGCCGTGGCCCACCCGTTGGTGCTCGAG GCCGTGCATGAGACCATCCTGAATAACAAATTTCTCATCGTGCGGACCAAGGagctgatgtggagaagggaagATAGCCAGCGATTTTACCAGGAGCACTCAG GGCGATTTTTCTATCAGAGGCTGGTGGAGTTCATGGCCAG TGGCCCAATGCGGGCTTATATCCTAGCCCATGAAGATGCTGTTGCACGCTGGAGGTCTCTCATGGGACCCACCAAAGTGTACCGAGCCCGAAACACCGCTCCAGACTCCATCCGAGGAGCCTATGGCCTCACTGACACGAGAAACACCACACATGGCTCAG GTTCCTCCAATCCAAGCAGACAGGCTCCATTCGTCCCAGTCCTGTATAGGCTGTCCCCTCCACCCCTCTGA
- the NME6 gene encoding nucleoside diphosphate kinase 6 isoform X3, which translates to MGAVLRSARPLQLTLAMLKPDAVAHPLVLEAVHETILNNKFLIVRTKELMWRREDSQRFYQEHSGRFFYQRLVEFMASGPMRAYILAHEDAVARWRSLMGPTKVYRARNTAPDSIRGAYGLTDTRNTTHGSGSESTQEGDLVSVEPVRW; encoded by the exons ATGGGGGCCGTGCTGCGCTCCGCGCGGCCGCTGCAGCTCACGCTGGCGATGCTGAAGCCCGACGCCGTGGCCCACCCGTTGGTGCTCGAG GCCGTGCATGAGACCATCCTGAATAACAAATTTCTCATCGTGCGGACCAAGGagctgatgtggagaagggaagATAGCCAGCGATTTTACCAGGAGCACTCAG GGCGATTTTTCTATCAGAGGCTGGTGGAGTTCATGGCCAG TGGCCCAATGCGGGCTTATATCCTAGCCCATGAAGATGCTGTTGCACGCTGGAGGTCTCTCATGGGACCCACCAAAGTGTACCGAGCCCGAAACACCGCTCCAGACTCCATCCGAGGAGCCTATGGCCTCACTGACACGAGAAACACCACACATGGCTCAG GGTCTGAATCAACTCAGGAAGGGGACCTGGTGTCCGTGGAGCCAGTTCGGTGGTGA
- the NME6 gene encoding nucleoside diphosphate kinase 6 isoform X4, whose product MGAVLRSARPLQLTLAMLKPDAVAHPLVLEAVHETILNNKFLIVRTKELMWRREDSQRFYQEHSGRFFYQRLVEFMASGPMRAYILAHEDAVARWRSLMGPTKVYRARNTAPDSIRGAYGLTDTRNTTHGSDSVASARREIAFFFPEFSESLWYQQDEPRLRCGLAHYDAGERVHSLPMAGRTESS is encoded by the exons ATGGGGGCCGTGCTGCGCTCCGCGCGGCCGCTGCAGCTCACGCTGGCGATGCTGAAGCCCGACGCCGTGGCCCACCCGTTGGTGCTCGAG GCCGTGCATGAGACCATCCTGAATAACAAATTTCTCATCGTGCGGACCAAGGagctgatgtggagaagggaagATAGCCAGCGATTTTACCAGGAGCACTCAG GGCGATTTTTCTATCAGAGGCTGGTGGAGTTCATGGCCAG TGGCCCAATGCGGGCTTATATCCTAGCCCATGAAGATGCTGTTGCACGCTGGAGGTCTCTCATGGGACCCACCAAAGTGTACCGAGCCCGAAACACCGCTCCAGACTCCATCCGAGGAGCCTATGGCCTCACTGACACGAGAAACACCACACATGGCTCAG ACTCGGTGGCATCGGCCCGTAGAGAAATTGCCTTCTTCTTCCCAGAGTTCAGTGAGAGTCTCTGGTACCAGCAGGACGAGCCACGTCTGCGCTGCGGCCTGGCACACTACGACGCAGGGGAGCGTGTTCACAGCCTACCCATGGCTGGCAGGACAGAGTCATCCTAG